In the genome of Plasmodium sp. gorilla clade G2 genome assembly, contig: PADLG01_00_29, whole genome shotgun sequence, one region contains:
- a CDS encoding nucleoside transporter 4: MLKKSEERKIKVIFFFIGLLLSLPSHILINVSFLINHIYKEEIAITVMGFLSGFMIISSFLQLTFEFTSFKWIMICNGFNVFNLLLLLIFVCIMKCSKYYIYGISGLIGFFIGYLYSSCTKYSLIFPLKVNSYMVTGISFSSLFFFGINLLMSYFSIEDGNINSYYNTIYLSIGTIVFIEFIVLITIIFIQYNSPFFKEQKEKIESAQNKKCLNYNASNDLCEVEKGKNKSSENIQNNNVSMISKCKNKIKTVGNMFNCANIIEGACLIRYYYLCLIPIFFSFFVTCIIYPHMIPNKLNKNVYYKYLFMFLYQLSDLIFHIIVTVYYNAFNFFKQKYVAILCLSRVFLLFLSFKIKNLTEESFLYSNTFLSFLIFVIGGSNGALINISYARIADCFEESTKKTKQIAVASSFCALCLLMSFALAPWFCHAIIHL, encoded by the exons ATGTTGAAGAAAAGTGAAGAGAGGAAGATTAAggtgatattttttttcataggTTTACTTTTGAGTTTACCTTCTCATATTTTGATCAATGTATCATTTTTGATTAACCATATATACAAGGAAGAGATAGCTATAACAGTAATGGGTTTTTTATCAGGATTTATGATAATATCCTCATTTTTACAGTTAACATTTGAATTTACTTCTTTTAAATGGATTATGATATGTAATGGATTTAATGTtttcaatttattattattattaatatttgtttGTATAATGAAATgttcaaaatattatatatatggaatatCTGGGCTTATAGGTTTTTTTATTGGTTATTTGTATTCATCGTGTACTAAATATAGTTTAATTTTTCCTTTAAAAGTAAATAGTTATATGGTTACAGGTATTAGTTtctcttctttatttttttttggtataaatttattaatgtCCTATTTTTCTATTGAAGATGGAAATATAAACTCATACTACAACACAATATATCTGTCAATAGGTACTATTGTTTTTATTGAGTTTATTGTACTTATCAcgattatttttatacaatataattCTCCTTTTTTCAAGGAACAGAAAGAGAAAATAGAAAGTGCTCAGAACAAAAAATGTTTAAACTATAATGCATCCAATGATTTATGTGAAGttgaaaaaggaaaaaacaaATCATCAGAAAATATTcagaataataatgtatCTATGATAagtaaatgtaaaaataaaattaaaactgTTGGTAATATGTTTAATTGTGCTAATATAATTGAAGGAGCTTGTTTGAtcagatattattatttatgtttaatacctatattcttttcttttttcgtGACCTGTATAATATATCCTCACATGA ttCCCAATAAGCTCAATAAGAACGTATATTACAAATACCTGTTTATGTTTCTTTATCAACTCAGTGATCTCATATTTCACATTATTGTAACAGTTTATTATAAtgcttttaatttttttaaacaaaaatatgttGCCATATTATGTCTAAGCAGAGTCTTTCTTTTGTTcttatcatttaaaataaagaatttgaCAGAAGAATCATTCTTATATtctaatacatttttatcattcctAATATTTGTAATAGGAGGTTCGAATGGTGCTTTGATAAATATTAGTTATGCAAGAATAGCTGACTGTTTTGAAGAATCAACTAAAAAAACTAAACAGATTGCAGTAGCATCTTCCTTTTGTGCTTTATGTCTGTTAATGAGTTTTGCATTAGCTCCATGGTTCTGTCATGcaattattcatttataa